In a single window of the Rhodoferax saidenbachensis genome:
- a CDS encoding ATP-binding protein, which translates to MHGCGVNAELPPPPSLDPPAQRVIKIRRDYNTWVASETMEDYALRFTPQRFRKWSEWRVANTAFGAASFLILEAVGATLLVQYGFANAFWAILATGLVIFLAGLPISVYAARYGVDMDLLTRGAGFGYIGSTITSLIYASFTFIFFALEAAVMAYALELALDIPPTWGYLICAVVVIPLVTHGVSAISQLQIWTQPLWLLMLVVPFGYVLVRDPQAFAGITHYAGESGMGNVFNVHLFGAALTVGIALITQMGEQADYLRFMPVKTAQNRGRWWLGVLVGGPGWVILGVIKMLGGAFLAYLAISHSVPTDRAVDPNQMYLAAYEYVFPTLGWAVAATALFVVISQLKINVTNAYAGSLAWSNFFSRLTHSHPGRVVWVVFNCLIAFMLMEMNVFQALGDVLGLYSNIAIAWIMAVVADLVINKPLGLSPKGIEFKRAHLYDINPVGVGAMALASVLSIASYLGMFGPTAQAFSAVVALVTAMITSPAIAWATKGRYYIARTSDISVRPESVEGLAGASPLRQAQDRPGSARTEGDGVYARLSSRHCVICEREYEGPDMAHCPAYQGPICSLCCTLDARCGDACKPHAALSAQWSATLRWLLPRRTWPYLDTGLGHFILLMLIIVPMLLTVFGMFYRQELSAWVGMPEGQAALRVALQSGFSKAFAALLLMSGIVAWWLVLAHKSRQVAQEESNRQTHLLMREIESHRQTDEALQQAKQAAEQANQAKSRYISAISHELRTPLNSILGYAQLMGEDASIPAHRKQAVGVIKRGGEHLLSLIEGTLDMAHIESGKLTLNVKPMRFADGMHEIASMFELQASDKGLAFTYEVRGSIPDAVRADEKRVRQIVFNLLGNAIKFTQTGGVTLRLRYAREMAHIEIVDTGPGMSAQELERIFEPFTRGDSAATGPAGTTGSGLGLTIAKMLTDLMGGELTATSTPGQGSIFQVRLFLPELRGLPAGASGRGAVQPVPVRRGYAGVRRKVLVVDNEEADRELLVQLLTPLGFEVRTAASGHDCLDLLAAGLLPDALLLDLAMPGIDGWETLRRVRALGLDAVQVAIVSANAFDRGLDNDLGLPPEDFIVKPVRHTELLDWLERKLELVWLDTPVVAPPVAPAPVITALRAPPRSALVALQELVRLGYYRGVMNQLDTITSTHPDCAAFSAAMEKLARQYQFETMLVQLQKALDETPIH; encoded by the coding sequence CTGCACGGTTGCGGTGTGAACGCCGAATTGCCCCCGCCACCCTCCCTCGATCCCCCGGCCCAGCGGGTGATCAAGATCCGGCGCGACTACAACACCTGGGTGGCCAGCGAAACCATGGAAGACTACGCGCTGCGCTTCACGCCGCAGCGCTTTCGCAAGTGGTCTGAATGGCGCGTGGCCAACACCGCGTTTGGTGCAGCGTCGTTCCTGATTCTGGAGGCCGTGGGCGCCACCTTGCTGGTGCAGTACGGCTTTGCCAACGCCTTCTGGGCCATCTTGGCCACGGGGCTGGTGATCTTCCTTGCCGGTCTGCCCATCAGTGTTTATGCCGCTCGGTATGGCGTGGACATGGATTTGCTGACCCGCGGCGCCGGGTTTGGCTACATCGGCTCCACCATCACCTCGCTGATCTACGCCTCGTTCACCTTTATCTTCTTTGCGCTGGAGGCCGCCGTCATGGCCTATGCGCTGGAGCTGGCGCTGGACATTCCGCCGACCTGGGGCTACCTGATCTGTGCGGTGGTGGTGATACCGCTGGTGACACACGGCGTCTCAGCCATCAGCCAGTTGCAGATCTGGACGCAGCCGCTGTGGCTTTTGATGCTGGTGGTGCCGTTTGGCTATGTTTTGGTGCGTGATCCACAGGCGTTTGCAGGAATTACGCACTACGCAGGTGAATCCGGTATGGGTAATGTGTTTAACGTGCACCTGTTTGGTGCCGCTTTGACTGTGGGCATTGCCCTGATCACCCAAATGGGCGAGCAGGCCGACTACCTGCGTTTCATGCCCGTCAAGACCGCGCAGAACCGCGGCCGCTGGTGGCTGGGCGTGCTGGTGGGCGGGCCGGGGTGGGTGATTCTGGGCGTGATCAAGATGCTGGGCGGCGCCTTTCTGGCCTACCTGGCCATCAGCCACAGCGTGCCCACAGACCGCGCGGTGGACCCGAACCAGATGTACCTGGCGGCGTATGAGTATGTGTTCCCCACGCTCGGCTGGGCGGTGGCGGCGACGGCCTTGTTTGTGGTGATCTCGCAGCTCAAGATCAATGTGACCAACGCCTATGCAGGGTCGCTCGCCTGGAGCAACTTTTTCTCGCGCCTCACGCACAGCCATCCGGGCCGGGTGGTGTGGGTGGTGTTCAACTGCCTGATCGCCTTCATGCTGATGGAGATGAATGTGTTCCAGGCGCTGGGCGATGTGCTGGGCCTGTACTCCAACATCGCCATCGCCTGGATCATGGCGGTGGTGGCGGATCTGGTGATCAACAAGCCGCTGGGCCTGTCGCCCAAGGGGATCGAGTTCAAGCGCGCCCACCTGTATGACATCAACCCCGTGGGTGTTGGCGCCATGGCGCTGGCGTCGGTGTTGTCCATCGCGTCGTATCTGGGAATGTTTGGGCCGACCGCACAGGCGTTCTCTGCCGTCGTCGCGCTGGTCACGGCGATGATCACCTCGCCTGCGATTGCCTGGGCGACCAAAGGCCGGTACTACATTGCGCGCACATCCGATATTTCCGTTCGCCCTGAATCTGTCGAAGGGTTGGCTGGAGCTTCGCCACTTCGACAAGCTCAGGACAGGCCAGGCTCCGCCCGAACGGAGGGTGATGGTGTCTACGCGCGTTTGTCATCCCGTCACTGTGTGATCTGCGAGCGCGAGTACGAAGGGCCTGACATGGCACATTGCCCTGCCTACCAGGGGCCTATCTGTTCGCTGTGCTGCACGCTGGACGCGCGTTGTGGCGATGCCTGCAAACCGCACGCAGCCCTGTCGGCGCAGTGGTCCGCCACCTTGCGCTGGTTGCTACCGCGCCGCACCTGGCCGTACCTGGACACGGGGCTGGGGCATTTCATTTTGCTCATGCTCATCATCGTCCCCATGTTGCTCACCGTGTTTGGCATGTTCTACCGCCAGGAGCTGTCGGCATGGGTGGGTATGCCCGAAGGGCAGGCGGCGCTGCGTGTCGCCTTGCAGTCGGGTTTTTCCAAGGCCTTTGCCGCACTGTTGTTGATGTCCGGCATCGTGGCCTGGTGGCTGGTGCTTGCGCACAAGAGCCGCCAGGTGGCGCAGGAAGAGTCGAACCGGCAAACCCATTTGCTGATGCGCGAAATTGAGTCGCACCGCCAAACGGACGAAGCCTTGCAGCAAGCCAAGCAGGCGGCCGAGCAGGCCAACCAGGCCAAGAGCCGCTACATCAGCGCCATCAGCCATGAGCTGCGCACACCGCTCAACAGCATCCTGGGCTACGCCCAGCTCATGGGGGAAGATGCCTCCATCCCCGCGCACCGCAAACAGGCGGTGGGCGTGATCAAGCGGGGTGGTGAACATTTGCTGTCGTTGATCGAAGGCACGCTCGATATGGCGCACATCGAATCCGGCAAGCTCACACTGAACGTCAAACCGATGCGGTTTGCCGATGGCATGCACGAGATCGCCAGCATGTTCGAACTGCAGGCATCCGATAAGGGACTGGCGTTTACCTACGAGGTGCGCGGCAGTATTCCCGACGCCGTGCGCGCCGACGAAAAACGCGTGCGCCAGATTGTGTTCAACCTGCTGGGCAACGCCATCAAGTTCACGCAGACCGGTGGCGTGACTCTGCGCCTGCGCTACGCGCGCGAGATGGCGCATATTGAAATTGTGGACACCGGGCCCGGCATGTCGGCGCAAGAGCTGGAGCGCATTTTTGAGCCCTTCACACGCGGTGATAGCGCTGCCACCGGACCGGCGGGCACCACGGGCTCGGGCCTGGGCCTGACCATTGCCAAGATGCTGACCGACCTGATGGGCGGTGAACTCACCGCGACCAGCACGCCGGGGCAGGGCTCCATATTCCAGGTGCGCCTGTTTCTGCCGGAGCTGCGGGGCCTGCCCGCTGGTGCATCCGGACGCGGCGCGGTGCAGCCCGTGCCGGTGCGCCGCGGCTATGCCGGTGTACGCCGCAAGGTTCTGGTGGTGGACAACGAAGAGGCCGACCGCGAGCTGCTGGTACAACTGCTCACGCCGCTGGGGTTTGAAGTGCGCACCGCCGCCAGTGGCCATGACTGCCTCGATCTACTCGCCGCAGGCCTGCTGCCTGACGCACTGCTGCTGGACCTGGCGATGCCCGGCATCGACGGCTGGGAAACCCTGCGCCGCGTGCGCGCGCTGGGACTGGACGCCGTGCAGGTGGCCATCGTCTCGGCCAATGCCTTTGACCGTGGGCTGGACAACGACCTGGGCCTGCCGCCTGAAGATTTCATCGTCAAACCCGTGCGCCACACCGAGCTGCTGGACTGGCTGGAGCGCAAGCTGGAGCTGGTCTGGCTCGATACCCCGGTCGTTGCACCGCCGGTGGCCCCGGCGCCTGTGATTACTGCACTGCGTGCGCCGCCGCGCAGCGCGCTGGTGGCACTGCAGGAGCTGGTACGCCTGGGCTACTACCGCGGTGTGATGAACCAGCTCGACACCATTACCAGCACCCACCCCGACTGCGCCGCGTTCAGCGCGGCCATGGAGAAACTGGCGCGCCAGTACCAGTTTGAAACCATGCTTGTACAACTGCAGAAAGCCCTGGATGAAACCCCCATCCATTGA
- a CDS encoding response regulator transcription factor, with translation MKPPSIDPSQLDNTLDRESLNGTLDRANSDVVLIVDDVPDNLAVLHDALDESGYTVLVATSGETALARAAQALPDIVLLDAMMPGMDGFEVARRLKANAQTAHIPIIFMTGLTETEHLVAALESGGVDYVTKPIKPKEVMARMAVHLQGARERRQTRSALDAFGYATITVRASDGCLMWQTPLARDLLERYCGTHAPHTPSAVREWLTQCVRGMDHAEPPKLTIERGATRLTFRLHQRTGDSDGILEGGDWLIVMREVSDTAVIEAMSLSFKLTAKEAEVLYWVVKGKTNKDIGDILGSSPMTVKKHLERVFVKLGVETRTAAAGAAMGRIRQLHPQFEG, from the coding sequence ATGAAACCCCCATCCATTGACCCCTCCCAATTGGACAACACGCTCGACCGCGAGTCCTTGAATGGCACCCTGGACCGTGCCAATAGCGATGTGGTGCTGATCGTTGACGACGTGCCCGACAACCTGGCCGTGTTGCACGACGCGCTGGACGAATCGGGCTACACCGTGCTGGTCGCCACCTCGGGCGAGACGGCACTGGCCCGCGCCGCCCAGGCGCTGCCCGACATCGTTTTGCTCGACGCCATGATGCCCGGCATGGATGGTTTTGAAGTAGCGCGCCGCCTCAAGGCCAATGCCCAGACTGCGCACATTCCCATCATTTTCATGACCGGCCTGACCGAGACCGAACACCTGGTGGCGGCGTTGGAGTCCGGTGGTGTGGACTATGTGACCAAGCCCATCAAACCCAAGGAGGTGATGGCGCGTATGGCGGTGCACCTGCAAGGCGCACGCGAACGCCGCCAGACGCGCAGCGCGCTGGACGCCTTTGGTTACGCCACCATCACCGTGCGCGCGAGCGACGGCTGCCTGATGTGGCAAACCCCGCTGGCGCGTGACCTGCTGGAGCGCTACTGCGGCACCCACGCACCGCACACACCCAGCGCAGTGCGCGAATGGCTCACCCAATGTGTGCGCGGCATGGACCATGCTGAGCCCCCCAAACTCACCATCGAGCGCGGCGCCACACGCCTGACCTTTCGCCTGCACCAACGCACCGGCGACAGCGACGGCATTCTGGAGGGCGGCGACTGGCTCATCGTGATGCGTGAGGTGTCGGACACCGCTGTCATCGAAGCCATGAGCCTGTCTTTCAAACTCACAGCCAAAGAGGCCGAGGTGTTGTACTGGGTGGTCAAGGGCAAGACCAACAAGGACATTGGCGACATCCTGGGCAGCAGCCCGATGACGGTCAAGAAACACCTGGAGCGTGTGTTTGTGAAACTGGGTGTCGAGACCCGCACGGCCGCAGCCGGTGCGGCCATGGGGCGCATTCGGCAGTTGCATCCGCAGTTTGAGGGCTGA
- a CDS encoding SDR family NAD(P)-dependent oxidoreductase, with the protein MPSAATSRPIALITGASSGIGEALAQCFAEAGHDLVLVARSADKLQALAAQLEAKHAIHVLVLPSDLSDPAAAEQLAATCKRRKRVPDVLVNCAGVLEQKPFVQMKPGAHQSIINLNISAVTAMASHFLPLMVARGSGRLLNVASIAAFQPIPLLATYAASKAYVLSLTESLSEELKGTGVTATALCPGITATQMLSSATQANARLSQLPGFLVGDVQDVARQGMDACLRGDVVCIPGIVNRAAMLASRGTPKWLMRRVSGMLARRST; encoded by the coding sequence ATGCCATCGGCTGCCACTTCCCGCCCCATTGCCCTGATAACCGGCGCCTCGTCCGGCATTGGCGAAGCGCTCGCCCAGTGTTTTGCCGAGGCGGGACACGACCTCGTGCTGGTGGCGCGCAGTGCCGACAAGCTGCAGGCGCTGGCCGCGCAGTTGGAAGCCAAACACGCCATTCATGTACTGGTGTTGCCCAGCGATTTGTCCGACCCTGCCGCCGCAGAACAACTGGCCGCGACCTGCAAACGCCGCAAGCGCGTGCCCGATGTGCTGGTCAATTGCGCGGGTGTGCTGGAGCAAAAGCCGTTTGTGCAAATGAAGCCCGGCGCGCACCAGTCCATCATCAACCTCAACATTTCCGCCGTGACAGCCATGGCGTCGCACTTTTTGCCACTGATGGTGGCGCGTGGCTCGGGGCGGTTGCTCAATGTGGCGTCCATTGCGGCCTTCCAACCCATTCCGCTGCTGGCCACCTACGCAGCCAGCAAGGCCTACGTGTTGTCACTCACCGAATCCCTGTCCGAAGAACTCAAGGGCACCGGCGTGACCGCAACCGCGCTGTGCCCCGGCATCACCGCTACACAGATGCTCAGCAGCGCTACGCAGGCCAATGCCCGGTTGTCCCAGTTGCCCGGCTTTCTGGTCGGTGATGTGCAGGATGTGGCGCGCCAGGGCATGGACGCCTGCCTGCGCGGAGATGTGGTATGTATTCCGGGCATCGTCAACCGTGCGGCCATGCTGGCCTCGCGCGGCACACCCAAATGGCTCATGCGCCGCGTGAGCGGCATGCTGGCACGCAGAAGCACATGA
- a CDS encoding substrate-binding periplasmic protein, which translates to MVGAQTLVLAAADSVPTAYVEHGKQTGLLVDVITEVFKRIGYPVDIAIMPWARCLAEAKAGRIDGIFSVYQTRERQEFLTYADEVLITQVQALFVRKDSAITFDGDLSKLSELRLGIINQTSYGPRLDAALERGVFKRVDVANSVSASLNKLLHDRIDLIPSYRHVALDSARTMGAAGSVKELTPAIEAIPSYLAFSNKKDYAKVIGAYNQALRAMKKDGTYDAIFNKYLVGEVRRTNPDVP; encoded by the coding sequence ATGGTGGGCGCGCAAACGTTAGTGCTGGCGGCGGCGGACAGTGTTCCGACGGCCTACGTTGAACACGGGAAACAAACCGGCCTGCTGGTCGACGTCATCACCGAAGTATTCAAACGGATCGGTTACCCGGTTGACATCGCCATCATGCCCTGGGCGCGTTGCCTTGCGGAGGCCAAGGCGGGCAGGATAGATGGCATTTTTTCGGTGTACCAGACACGGGAGCGCCAGGAGTTTTTGACCTATGCAGACGAGGTGTTGATCACCCAGGTTCAGGCCCTCTTTGTGCGCAAAGATTCGGCCATCACCTTTGACGGTGATCTGAGCAAGCTTTCAGAGCTTCGCCTTGGGATCATCAACCAGACAAGTTATGGCCCCCGTCTTGACGCGGCGTTGGAAAGAGGCGTGTTCAAGAGGGTGGATGTTGCGAATAGTGTGTCGGCCAGTCTGAACAAGCTGTTGCATGACCGCATTGATCTGATCCCGTCCTATCGCCACGTCGCGCTCGACTCGGCCAGAACGATGGGTGCAGCCGGATCCGTCAAGGAGTTGACTCCGGCGATTGAGGCCATCCCCAGTTATCTGGCATTCAGCAATAAAAAGGATTACGCGAAAGTCATTGGTGCCTACAACCAGGCACTGCGTGCGATGAAAAAAGACGGTACATATGACGCCATCTTCAACAAATATCTGGTCGGTGAGGTGCGCAGGACGAATCCTGATGTGCCATGA
- a CDS encoding VF530 family DNA-binding protein, which yields MNDDSPKPAPAAKQANNPLHGKTLEAIVTELADFYGWDGLGERVPVRCFTFEPSVGSSLKFLRKTPWAREKVEGLYLFMLREMRRSGRQG from the coding sequence ATGAATGACGATTCGCCCAAACCTGCCCCCGCCGCCAAGCAAGCCAACAACCCCTTGCACGGCAAAACACTGGAGGCCATCGTGACCGAGCTGGCCGACTTTTATGGCTGGGATGGACTGGGCGAGCGCGTGCCGGTGCGCTGCTTCACCTTTGAGCCCAGCGTGGGCTCCAGCCTCAAGTTTTTGCGCAAAACCCCCTGGGCGCGCGAGAAGGTGGAGGGGCTGTATTTGTTCATGCTGCGCGAAATGCGCCGTTCGGGGCGCCAGGGCTGA
- a CDS encoding cytochrome b, which translates to MATVTPSPSQAPTHRYSHTAIVLHWVLALAILGLFGVGLYMTSLPFSPARLKLYNWHKWAGITILTLSALRLLWRLTHRPPALPDPIADAMPAWQRWAHHGTHYGLYALFFLVPLIGWAYSSAAGFPIVVFGVLPLPDFVPVDKALAEMIKPFHELSAFALVGLAGLHMAAALKHQWIDKDGLLKRMLPGRH; encoded by the coding sequence ATGGCCACCGTAACTCCTTCCCCCTCCCAAGCCCCCACGCACCGCTACAGCCACACGGCCATCGTGCTGCACTGGGTGCTGGCGCTGGCCATCCTGGGCCTGTTTGGCGTGGGGCTGTACATGACCAGCTTGCCGTTTTCGCCAGCCCGGCTCAAGCTCTACAACTGGCATAAGTGGGCCGGTATCACCATCCTCACGCTGTCGGCGCTGCGCCTGTTGTGGCGCCTCACGCACCGCCCGCCGGCGCTGCCCGATCCGATTGCAGACGCCATGCCTGCGTGGCAGCGCTGGGCGCACCACGGCACCCACTACGGGCTGTACGCACTGTTCTTCCTGGTTCCGCTGATCGGCTGGGCTTACAGCTCGGCGGCTGGTTTCCCCATCGTGGTGTTTGGCGTGTTGCCGCTGCCCGACTTTGTGCCGGTGGACAAGGCACTCGCAGAAATGATCAAGCCTTTTCATGAACTAAGTGCGTTTGCTTTGGTCGGACTGGCTGGTCTGCACATGGCCGCGGCGCTCAAGCACCAGTGGATTGACAAGGATGGCCTGCTCAAACGCATGCTACCCGGTCGCCATTGA
- a CDS encoding YceI family protein, producing MSVSRILLSALVATSAFTSTLAMAQQKLVPAQSEIVFVTKQMGVPVEGRFKKFDAQIAFDPAKPDTSKIAFTVDIASATLGVPESDAELPRPNWFNTAKFPQATFQSTAVKGLGGGKFEVAGKLAIKGASRDVVVPVALTQSGATTTVTGTFALKRLAFKIGENEWADTSMVADDVQVKFKLALTGVGKL from the coding sequence ATGTCCGTCTCCCGTATTCTTTTGTCTGCCTTGGTAGCCACTTCGGCCTTCACCAGCACGCTCGCAATGGCCCAGCAAAAACTCGTGCCCGCCCAGAGCGAAATCGTGTTTGTGACCAAACAAATGGGAGTGCCCGTGGAAGGCCGCTTCAAGAAGTTTGATGCACAGATTGCGTTTGACCCCGCCAAGCCCGACACCAGCAAGATCGCTTTCACCGTAGACATCGCCAGCGCCACGCTGGGTGTGCCCGAGAGTGACGCCGAACTGCCACGCCCCAACTGGTTCAACACTGCCAAGTTCCCGCAAGCTACCTTCCAATCCACCGCCGTCAAAGGCCTGGGTGGCGGCAAGTTTGAAGTGGCTGGCAAGCTCGCTATCAAGGGTGCCAGCCGCGATGTTGTGGTGCCTGTGGCGCTGACACAAAGCGGCGCCACCACCACCGTCACCGGTACCTTCGCGCTCAAGCGTCTGGCCTTCAAGATTGGCGAAAACGAGTGGGCCGACACCTCCATGGTGGCCGACGACGTGCAAGTCAAATTCAAGCTCGCGCTGACTGGCGTGGGCAAGCTCTAA
- a CDS encoding YceI family protein: protein MRTSLIAAALALSAFAGAASAQSATYNLDPSHTFPRFSYSHFGLSTQQSRFNNTTGTVTFDKAAKTGAVDVVIDMKAVDTGFTPFNGHIQGEDFLDTAKFPTATFKSTKVVFDGDKPASVDGNLTIKGVTKPVTLKIVNFVTTVHPMMKKDVIGAEATTTIKRTDFGAGKFAPYVGDDVTITIALEAIKQ from the coding sequence ATGCGTACATCCCTCATCGCCGCCGCTCTGGCACTTTCCGCTTTCGCCGGTGCTGCCAGCGCCCAGTCTGCGACCTACAACCTGGACCCGTCGCACACCTTCCCCCGTTTCTCGTACAGCCACTTCGGCCTGTCCACCCAGCAAAGCCGCTTCAACAACACGACCGGCACCGTGACCTTTGACAAGGCCGCCAAGACCGGCGCCGTGGACGTGGTGATCGACATGAAGGCCGTGGACACCGGCTTCACCCCCTTCAACGGCCACATCCAGGGCGAAGATTTCCTGGACACCGCCAAGTTCCCCACCGCGACCTTCAAGTCCACCAAGGTGGTGTTTGACGGTGACAAGCCCGCCAGCGTGGACGGCAACCTGACCATCAAGGGTGTGACTAAGCCCGTGACCCTGAAGATCGTGAACTTCGTGACCACCGTCCACCCCATGATGAAGAAGGACGTGATCGGCGCGGAAGCCACCACCACCATCAAGCGCACCGATTTCGGCGCTGGCAAGTTCGCACCGTACGTGGGTGACGACGTGACCATCACCATTGCGCTGGAAGCCATCAAGCAGTAA
- a CDS encoding ABC transporter ATP-binding protein, whose amino-acid sequence MSSAISLAPIAQARALRWAPAGSPVLDLPALQIPPGVSWVGGGEGRGKSSLLRCLAGDLLLPGSSLQIGNTVLATTPAAYRAQVFWIDPRTSAHDQVRGVDFLDRTAAHYPGWDAALLADLTEALDLTPHLEKPLYMLSTGSKRKVWLVAALASGAALTLLDEPFAAVDKTSIRCVLDFLQEAATHTSRAWVLADYEAPRGVPLALTIDLGD is encoded by the coding sequence ATGTCTTCTGCCATATCCCTCGCACCCATCGCGCAGGCCCGCGCATTGCGCTGGGCGCCTGCAGGTTCACCTGTGCTGGACCTGCCCGCGCTGCAGATCCCGCCCGGCGTGAGCTGGGTGGGTGGTGGGGAAGGGCGGGGCAAAAGCAGCCTGTTGCGCTGCCTGGCCGGTGACTTGCTGCTGCCCGGCAGCAGCCTGCAGATTGGCAACACGGTGCTGGCCACCACGCCTGCGGCTTACCGCGCGCAGGTGTTCTGGATAGACCCGCGCACTAGCGCGCACGACCAGGTGCGCGGCGTGGATTTTCTGGACCGCACAGCCGCGCATTACCCGGGTTGGGACGCCGCGTTGTTGGCCGACCTGACGGAGGCGCTGGACCTCACGCCGCATCTGGAGAAGCCGCTGTACATGCTGTCCACCGGCTCCAAGCGCAAGGTCTGGCTGGTCGCGGCGCTGGCCTCGGGCGCAGCGCTCACGCTGCTGGACGAACCGTTTGCCGCTGTGGACAAAACCTCCATCCGCTGCGTGCTGGATTTTTTGCAGGAGGCGGCCACACACACCAGCCGCGCCTGGGTGCTCGCCGACTACGAGGCCCCACGCGGTGTGCCCCTGGCGCTGACCATCGACCTGGGTGATTGA
- a CDS encoding DODA-type extradiol aromatic ring-opening family dioxygenase encodes MSQRLPTYFISHGGGPWPWMPDMAAAMQPLSHSLSDIPRQLGQTPKAVLMVTAHWEERAFTLGTNPQPGMVYDYGGFPPHTYKIVYPAPGAPALAQRVQGLLEAAGIPVAQDAQRGYDHGTFVPLAVMYPEAQVPVLQMSLRAGLEPAEHLALGRALAPLRDEGVLIVGSGLSYHNLRAFGRAGQAPSQAFDAWLQAALVAAPAERTQHLLDWEQAPAARQCHPREEHLLPLMVAVGAAEADTASCVYHEDAIFGGVTASSFRFDAA; translated from the coding sequence ATGTCCCAACGCCTTCCCACCTATTTCATCTCGCACGGCGGCGGCCCCTGGCCGTGGATGCCTGACATGGCGGCTGCCATGCAGCCGCTGTCCCATTCGCTGAGTGATATTCCGCGCCAACTGGGGCAAACCCCCAAGGCCGTTCTGATGGTTACGGCCCACTGGGAAGAACGCGCCTTCACGCTGGGTACGAACCCGCAGCCGGGCATGGTCTATGACTACGGCGGCTTTCCGCCCCACACCTACAAGATCGTTTATCCCGCACCGGGCGCACCTGCGCTGGCACAGCGGGTGCAGGGCCTGCTGGAAGCGGCTGGCATTCCCGTTGCGCAGGACGCGCAGCGTGGTTACGACCACGGCACCTTTGTACCGCTGGCCGTGATGTACCCCGAGGCCCAGGTGCCGGTGCTGCAGATGTCTTTGCGTGCCGGGCTGGAACCGGCGGAACACCTGGCGCTGGGCCGTGCACTGGCGCCGCTGCGTGACGAGGGCGTGTTGATCGTGGGCAGTGGGCTGAGTTACCACAACCTGCGCGCATTCGGCCGTGCCGGTCAGGCGCCGTCGCAGGCCTTTGATGCCTGGCTGCAGGCCGCGCTGGTGGCAGCGCCCGCAGAGCGCACCCAGCATCTGCTGGACTGGGAGCAGGCCCCGGCCGCACGCCAGTGCCACCCGCGTGAGGAGCACTTGCTGCCCCTCATGGTGGCGGTGGGCGCGGCGGAGGCTGACACCGCCAGTTGCGTCTACCACGAGGACGCGATTTTTGGCGGCGTGACGGCATCGAGTTTCCGTTTTGATGCGGCTTAG
- a CDS encoding immunity protein Imm33 domain-containing protein: protein MHPKSIQSICEFNGLEPVVPDGLSKLGIALGTLGLTPINGLRLPFDGETCGWYLWCGGEPSKAEDFYSPLHVQHIDKYLPKAREYLALPPGYRFLIDDKVLNSVEI, encoded by the coding sequence ATGCATCCAAAGTCAATTCAGTCAATTTGCGAATTCAACGGCCTAGAGCCAGTTGTCCCCGACGGTCTATCTAAGCTAGGTATCGCACTGGGTACGCTGGGACTGACACCTATCAACGGTTTGCGGCTTCCTTTTGACGGCGAGACCTGCGGGTGGTATCTGTGGTGTGGTGGGGAGCCATCTAAGGCCGAAGATTTCTATTCGCCGCTTCACGTTCAGCACATTGACAAATACCTGCCGAAAGCTCGTGAATATCTTGCCCTTCCGCCTGGATACCGCTTTCTTATCGACGACAAGGTGTTGAATTCCGTCGAAATCTGA